A genomic segment from Solidesulfovibrio carbinolicus encodes:
- a CDS encoding acyltransferase yields MTPGVFVHPQGICQSDAVGEGSRIWAFAHVLPGAVIGRDANICDFVFIEGGVVLGDRVTVKCHVALWDGVRVADDVFIGPSAVFANDRHPRSRRYVPALATTLGRGCSIGAGAVLTPGVVVGEWAMVGAGAVVTRDVPPFTLVMGNPARPAGLVCRCGGRLEPTGDGFRCLLGDWTGRAPSAAMVCRALESA; encoded by the coding sequence GTGACGCCCGGTGTCTTCGTCCATCCCCAGGGGATTTGCCAGTCCGACGCCGTGGGGGAAGGTTCGCGCATCTGGGCCTTTGCCCATGTCCTGCCCGGGGCCGTCATCGGCCGCGACGCCAACATCTGCGATTTCGTCTTCATCGAGGGCGGGGTCGTCCTGGGGGACCGGGTCACGGTCAAGTGCCACGTGGCCCTGTGGGACGGCGTGCGCGTGGCCGACGACGTGTTCATCGGGCCGTCCGCCGTGTTCGCCAACGACCGCCACCCCCGCAGCAGGCGGTACGTGCCGGCCCTGGCCACCACCCTGGGGCGCGGCTGCTCCATCGGGGCCGGCGCGGTGCTGACGCCGGGCGTCGTCGTCGGGGAGTGGGCCATGGTCGGGGCCGGGGCGGTGGTGACCCGCGACGTGCCGCCTTTTACCCTGGTGATGGGCAATCCGGCCCGGCCGGCCGGGCTGGTGTGCCGCTGCGGCGGCCGCCTGGAGCCCACGGGCGACGGTTTCCGCTGCCTGCTTGGCGATTGGACGGGCCGGGCGCCCTCGGCCGCCATGGTTTGCCGCGCCCTGGAGTCGGCGTGA
- a CDS encoding glycosyltransferase — MSAPRRRGGRPRLAVVVPVYGNEGSLPELYRRIVAAVDGLGFEFVLQFVNDRSPDNSQTVLEALAAADPRVCVLLLSRNHGSFTAITAGLAQTADCDAAVILSADLQDPPEMIPAMAAQWRAGKKVVLCSRRTRQDPGMTKFLAQAFHWLYRKAVMPEMPPGGFDFCLIDRCVTRVILQSSEKKTSLIGLIVWAGFDRAVLEYDRAERVHGRSMWTFAKKLSYAFHSVVAFSSFPLRVFVLLGLVMSLLSACGIVYAVVATLAGVITIQGWASVIVLELVIVAALFLGFGILGGYLWNNLEQTRTRPLFIIEKVVGGQNGPQPSRAASGERPAAGRRPRLRLTSSFQRPRAPAGRRRGC; from the coding sequence GTGAGCGCGCCGCGCCGCCGGGGCGGCCGGCCGCGTCTGGCCGTGGTGGTGCCGGTCTATGGCAACGAGGGCAGCCTGCCGGAACTCTACCGGCGCATCGTGGCCGCTGTGGACGGCCTGGGCTTCGAGTTCGTGCTCCAGTTCGTCAACGACCGTTCCCCGGACAATTCCCAGACGGTGCTGGAAGCCCTGGCCGCCGCCGATCCCCGGGTCTGCGTCCTGCTGCTCTCGCGAAACCACGGTTCGTTCACGGCCATCACCGCCGGCCTGGCCCAGACCGCCGATTGCGACGCCGCCGTGATCCTTTCGGCCGATCTGCAAGACCCGCCGGAAATGATCCCGGCCATGGCCGCCCAGTGGCGGGCCGGCAAGAAGGTCGTGCTGTGCTCCCGGCGCACCCGCCAGGACCCAGGGATGACCAAATTCCTGGCCCAGGCCTTCCATTGGCTGTACCGCAAGGCCGTCATGCCCGAGATGCCGCCCGGGGGCTTTGACTTCTGCCTCATCGACCGTTGCGTGACCCGGGTCATTCTCCAGTCGTCGGAGAAGAAGACGAGCCTCATCGGGCTGATCGTCTGGGCCGGCTTTGACCGGGCCGTGCTGGAATACGACCGGGCCGAACGGGTCCATGGCCGGTCCATGTGGACCTTTGCCAAGAAGCTGTCCTACGCCTTCCATTCCGTGGTGGCGTTTTCGTCGTTTCCGCTGCGCGTGTTCGTGTTGCTGGGGCTGGTGATGTCGCTACTCAGCGCCTGCGGCATCGTCTATGCCGTGGTGGCCACCCTGGCCGGCGTCATCACCATTCAGGGCTGGGCTTCGGTCATCGTGCTGGAACTCGTCATCGTGGCCGCCCTGTTCCTCGGATTCGGCATCCTTGGCGGCTATCTATGGAACAACCTGGAACAAACCAGGACGCGCCCCCTCTTTATCATCGAAAAGGTCGTCGGCGGCCAAAACGGCCCCCAGCCGAGCCGGGCGGCGTCTGGCGAGCGGCCGGCCGCCGGTCGGAGGCCGCGCCTTCGACTCACCTCCAGCTTCCAGCGGCCGCGAGCGCCAGCCGGCCGTCGACGGGGTTGTTGA
- a CDS encoding B12-binding domain-containing radical SAM protein, protein MKILLLNVPDAHVGKTTDDWDLEATDIGVFPPMGILYIAGALQAGGKHEVALIDCILDRLDPEEAVSRAAAHDPDVVGLTVYTPTLYDALILTRRLRERLPRARIVWGGPHVSLYPDESMAQPEVDYLVLGEAEESFPAFLDALEHGQPFDHIPGIVWREGATVRRSGEPGYVRDIDAIPFPAFDLLPFKRYFSAIGTGMPVGTICSSRGCPFHCTFCCKPYSTYRSRSVDNILDEIAAYYAQGIREFFFFDDLFNASAKRVSAIAQGIIDRRFSIVWSFRGRVDAINEDMLRLARRSGCRQALFGVEDATDEGLKRINKKITVEQVRRAVRLCRKCGILTSTNWIIGFPHHKTREDVLHLIDTAVSIDSDFAQFNIMIAYDGTAIFQEGVAKGLFSPDIWRGHAAAPVPNFVEPIWEEHLSRAELSQLLKQCYRRFYFRPLSILRKLLRVRRFGELALFAKGALTLLGIKGYHRKTHQEGQSRFVDPA, encoded by the coding sequence ATGAAAATACTCCTGCTCAATGTTCCCGACGCCCACGTCGGCAAAACCACGGACGATTGGGATCTCGAGGCCACCGACATCGGCGTGTTCCCGCCCATGGGCATCCTCTACATCGCCGGAGCCTTGCAGGCCGGGGGAAAACACGAGGTCGCGCTCATCGACTGCATCCTCGACCGCCTCGATCCCGAGGAGGCGGTCTCCCGGGCGGCGGCCCATGACCCCGACGTGGTGGGCCTGACCGTCTATACCCCGACCCTGTACGACGCCCTCATCCTGACCCGGCGGCTGCGCGAGCGCCTGCCCCGGGCCCGCATCGTCTGGGGCGGCCCCCATGTTTCGCTGTATCCCGACGAGTCCATGGCCCAGCCCGAGGTTGACTACCTGGTGCTGGGCGAGGCCGAGGAATCCTTTCCGGCCTTTCTTGACGCCCTGGAGCACGGCCAACCCTTCGACCACATCCCGGGCATCGTCTGGCGCGAGGGCGCGACCGTGCGCCGCTCCGGCGAACCCGGCTACGTCCGCGACATCGACGCCATCCCCTTCCCGGCCTTCGATCTGCTGCCCTTCAAGCGCTATTTCAGCGCCATCGGCACCGGAATGCCCGTGGGCACCATCTGTTCCTCCCGGGGCTGCCCCTTCCACTGCACCTTTTGCTGCAAGCCCTACTCCACCTACCGTTCGCGTTCGGTGGACAACATTCTTGACGAGATCGCGGCCTATTACGCCCAAGGCATTCGGGAATTCTTTTTCTTCGACGACCTGTTCAACGCCTCGGCCAAACGGGTGTCGGCCATTGCCCAGGGCATTATCGACCGGAGATTTTCCATTGTCTGGTCATTTCGCGGCCGGGTGGACGCCATCAACGAGGACATGCTGCGCCTGGCCAGACGGTCGGGCTGCCGCCAGGCGCTTTTCGGCGTGGAAGACGCCACCGACGAGGGTCTCAAGCGGATCAACAAGAAGATCACCGTGGAGCAGGTGCGCCGGGCCGTGCGCCTGTGCCGCAAATGCGGCATCCTCACCAGCACCAACTGGATCATCGGCTTTCCGCACCACAAAACCCGGGAAGACGTCCTGCACCTGATCGACACGGCCGTGTCCATTGATTCCGATTTCGCCCAGTTCAACATCATGATCGCCTATGACGGCACGGCGATCTTCCAGGAAGGCGTGGCCAAGGGCCTTTTCTCGCCCGACATCTGGCGCGGGCACGCCGCCGCGCCGGTGCCCAACTTCGTCGAACCCATCTGGGAGGAACATCTCTCCAGGGCCGAACTGTCGCAACTGCTCAAGCAGTGCTACCGGCGCTTTTATTTCCGTCCCCTGTCCATCCTGCGAAAGCTCCTGCGGGTGCGCCGGTTCGGCGAGCTGGCCCTGTTCGCCAAAGGCGCCCTGACCCTTCTGGGCATCAAGGGGTACCATCGCAAGACCCATCAGGAAGGACAAAGCCGCTTCGTCGATCCCGCCTGA
- a CDS encoding sialate O-acetylesterase gives MQHAHKYVAGLALFVAVLSFAAQGASAAGAGWTTPPANTILQRNGDGVADLRFALAPGGPKTEVTLSRPGQKPPLLRQTLGKGKTTGTFPKVSGGLYDLCARPLDKADAAKDCRRVGVGEVFLVAGQSNAVSTDLSHKRHASQTGMVAVNDYHGDLDKVKAEEGKPVVDRLVFTGPDAAITANVCWMRLGDLLAAKYQVPVAFVNVARDATNSDCWNPASGECWPLFEQTLARGTYRAVLWHQGESDVMWNFSQEKSFENIKSLITASRKIAPGIPWFVAHNSLKNETPYAQQPVRQAQAALAAQGLACAGPDTDVIRDNPDWVGVADFGAEGLTRHGELWFPVVDAFLREGTCRGAFGE, from the coding sequence ATGCAGCATGCTCACAAATACGTCGCCGGCCTTGCGCTGTTCGTCGCTGTTCTCTCTTTCGCGGCCCAGGGTGCGTCGGCCGCAGGCGCTGGGTGGACTACCCCGCCAGCCAACACCATTTTGCAGCGAAACGGCGACGGCGTCGCCGATTTGCGCTTCGCCCTTGCGCCAGGTGGGCCCAAGACCGAGGTGACGCTGTCGCGTCCCGGGCAAAAGCCGCCGCTATTGCGGCAAACCCTGGGCAAGGGAAAGACCACGGGGACTTTTCCCAAGGTTTCCGGGGGGCTTTACGACCTGTGCGCGCGGCCCCTGGACAAGGCGGATGCCGCCAAGGATTGCCGGCGCGTCGGCGTCGGCGAAGTCTTTTTGGTGGCGGGCCAATCCAACGCCGTCAGCACCGATCTGAGCCACAAGCGCCACGCCAGCCAGACGGGCATGGTGGCCGTCAACGACTACCACGGGGATTTGGACAAGGTAAAAGCCGAGGAAGGCAAGCCCGTCGTCGACCGCCTGGTCTTTACCGGACCCGATGCCGCCATCACCGCCAATGTCTGCTGGATGCGCCTTGGCGACCTGCTCGCTGCGAAATATCAGGTTCCCGTGGCATTCGTGAACGTGGCCCGGGACGCCACCAACTCCGACTGCTGGAATCCGGCGTCAGGGGAATGCTGGCCGCTTTTCGAACAGACCCTGGCCCGGGGAACGTATCGGGCTGTTTTATGGCATCAGGGCGAATCCGATGTGATGTGGAACTTTTCCCAGGAAAAGAGCTTTGAAAACATCAAGAGCCTGATTACCGCCAGCCGCAAAATTGCGCCGGGCATCCCCTGGTTTGTCGCCCATAATTCCTTAAAAAACGAAACACCTTACGCGCAGCAGCCAGTGCGTCAGGCCCAAGCGGCCCTGGCCGCCCAGGGCCTGGCCTGCGCCGGCCCGGATACGGACGTCATCCGCGACAATCCTGACTGGGTCGGTGTGGCCGATTTCGGCGCAGAAGGGTTGACGCGCCATGGCGAGCTCTGGTTCCCTGTCGTGGATGCCTTTTTGCGGGAGGGCACGTGTCGGGGGGCGTTTGGGGAGTGA
- a CDS encoding class I SAM-dependent methyltransferase, giving the protein MGLTNATLRYLAGKQAALGLRPGARLLDIGLSELRCHGDAAALAGFLDALAPDTGRAADDLAPFLEHCYLGDVCRRFGIDYVCYEVCGEQPFTFFDFNRDSVAEDQQGRYDLIFNLGTSEHILNQYNFFKSVHELCAVGGVMLHILPFSGYLHHGFFNYQPKLFFRLAEHNGYAVTDFQVADEDVVQRLDAIIRDNASQPDIDRVAASHACSQASIHVALRKDADVPFAPPSDHVFIGVEPGLRAGLAIGPDGPQARALLADFPHLAARTRCLWTTRAPAGPEAGPIPTRPAPRTLAELQAACSTLVIADRDDPVLMGLGRADIVPWVDGDVLRAILSGRAACLPAGGEVAAMLARQPVLKTWLGRIYDNDPAKAGTTLEGITVRQLPDAATLAEEVDVLVVASEAHQRAIMAQLEPFRRLGGTVLAKGRFLRLMQDLCAEALPRT; this is encoded by the coding sequence ATGGGACTGACCAACGCCACGCTTCGCTATCTCGCCGGGAAGCAGGCGGCCCTCGGATTGCGGCCGGGCGCGCGTCTGCTCGACATCGGGCTTTCCGAATTGCGTTGCCATGGCGACGCGGCGGCCCTGGCCGGATTCCTGGACGCCCTGGCCCCGGACACGGGGCGTGCGGCCGACGACCTCGCGCCGTTTCTGGAGCATTGCTATCTTGGGGACGTTTGCCGGCGTTTCGGCATCGACTATGTCTGCTACGAGGTTTGCGGCGAGCAGCCATTTACGTTTTTCGACTTCAACCGCGATAGCGTGGCCGAGGATCAGCAGGGGCGATACGATCTCATTTTCAATCTAGGCACGTCCGAACACATCCTTAATCAGTATAATTTCTTTAAATCCGTCCACGAGCTGTGCGCTGTCGGCGGCGTCATGCTGCACATCCTGCCGTTTAGCGGCTATCTGCACCATGGCTTTTTCAACTATCAGCCCAAGCTCTTTTTTCGCCTGGCCGAACACAACGGCTATGCCGTGACCGATTTCCAGGTGGCCGACGAAGACGTTGTCCAGCGCCTGGACGCCATCATCCGCGACAACGCCTCCCAGCCGGATATCGACCGCGTCGCCGCCTCCCACGCCTGTTCCCAGGCCTCCATCCACGTCGCCTTGCGCAAGGACGCCGACGTCCCCTTCGCCCCGCCAAGCGACCATGTCTTCATCGGCGTGGAACCCGGCCTTCGGGCCGGCCTGGCCATCGGCCCCGACGGGCCCCAAGCCCGCGCCCTGCTGGCCGATTTTCCGCATCTCGCCGCGCGCACGCGTTGCCTGTGGACCACCCGCGCCCCGGCCGGACCGGAAGCGGGACCGATTCCGACCCGGCCCGCGCCGCGCACCCTGGCCGAACTCCAGGCCGCCTGCTCCACCCTGGTGATCGCCGACCGTGACGATCCGGTCCTCATGGGACTGGGGCGGGCCGACATCGTGCCCTGGGTGGACGGCGACGTCCTGCGCGCCATCCTGTCCGGCCGGGCGGCCTGCCTGCCCGCCGGCGGCGAGGTGGCGGCCATGCTGGCGCGCCAGCCTGTTCTCAAGACCTGGCTTGGCCGGATCTACGACAACGATCCGGCCAAGGCCGGAACCACCCTTGAGGGAATCACGGTGCGGCAGCTGCCGGACGCCGCGACCCTGGCCGAGGAGGTCGACGTGCTGGTCGTGGCCTCCGAAGCCCACCAGCGGGCCATCATGGCCCAGCTGGAGCCGTTTCGGCGGCTGGGCGGCACGGTGTTGGCCAAGGGCCGTTTCCTGCGCCTGATGCAGGACCTGTGCGCCGAGGCCTTGCCCCGCACGTAG
- a CDS encoding DUF4910 domain-containing protein, whose translation MADTITPPTLPPNASMIQMIEALWRLPRDLVSEGYDDALRALAGQLPMTIHEYPTGTPCFTWTVPEKWHCREARLETLDGRVLLTSRDNPLHVASYSTPFRGEITREELLPRLHVHPRLPDAVPFRFFYYTRDWGLCCTQALKDSLAEARYRVVIDAAFSPGTLKVGEAVLPGQSDDCFVFCAHLCHPAMVNDDLSGVAVGIDVMRRLARLPRRRYTYRLVILPETIGSAAYLSHNEALIPTMRGGLFLEMLGTGHGHVLQKSAPGDSIMDRCAALALRDDGREHAVGDFLTVILNDERMFNAPGIRVPMASLSRTLPQGHPEYPFNEYHTSLDCPERLVPGSLEASRDLVLAIVDMLEYDHVPTPLFKGELCFSRYGFDYARLKMSLMQVLFSLDGQTSAVDIARKTGSPFAVVRECLEGMAAHGLIDKAWPTPV comes from the coding sequence ATGGCCGACACGATAACGCCGCCCACGCTGCCCCCAAACGCGTCCATGATCCAAATGATCGAGGCCCTGTGGCGGTTGCCCCGCGACCTGGTGTCCGAGGGCTACGACGACGCCCTGCGCGCCCTGGCCGGCCAGCTGCCCATGACCATCCACGAGTATCCCACCGGCACGCCCTGCTTCACCTGGACCGTGCCCGAGAAATGGCATTGCCGCGAGGCCCGGCTGGAGACCCTGGACGGCCGGGTGCTGCTGACCAGCCGGGACAATCCCCTGCACGTCGCGTCCTATTCCACGCCCTTTCGCGGGGAAATCACGCGCGAGGAACTCCTGCCCCGGCTCCATGTCCATCCCCGGTTGCCCGACGCGGTGCCGTTCCGGTTTTTCTACTATACCCGGGACTGGGGCCTGTGCTGCACCCAGGCGCTCAAGGACTCCCTGGCCGAGGCGCGCTACCGCGTGGTCATCGACGCCGCCTTCTCGCCGGGAACCCTCAAGGTGGGCGAGGCCGTGCTGCCCGGCCAAAGCGACGACTGCTTCGTTTTCTGCGCCCACCTGTGCCATCCGGCCATGGTCAACGACGACCTCTCGGGGGTGGCGGTCGGCATCGACGTCATGCGCCGCCTGGCCCGGCTGCCGCGCCGCCGCTACACCTACCGGCTGGTGATCCTGCCGGAAACCATCGGCTCGGCGGCCTATCTCAGCCACAACGAGGCCTTGATTCCGACCATGCGGGGGGGATTGTTTCTGGAGATGCTCGGCACGGGGCACGGCCACGTCCTGCAGAAGTCCGCCCCCGGCGACTCGATCATGGACCGATGCGCCGCCCTGGCCCTGCGCGACGACGGCCGGGAGCACGCCGTCGGGGATTTCCTCACGGTCATTCTCAACGACGAGCGCATGTTCAACGCTCCCGGGATACGCGTGCCCATGGCGTCCTTGAGCCGGACCCTGCCCCAGGGGCACCCGGAGTATCCCTTCAACGAGTACCACACCAGCCTCGATTGCCCGGAACGTCTGGTCCCGGGCAGCCTGGAGGCCTCGCGGGATCTGGTCCTGGCCATCGTGGACATGCTCGAATACGACCATGTTCCGACGCCGCTTTTCAAGGGGGAGCTGTGCTTTTCCCGCTACGGCTTTGATTACGCCCGGCTCAAGATGAGCCTCATGCAGGTGCTGTTCAGCCTCGACGGCCAGACGTCGGCCGTGGACATCGCCCGCAAGACCGGGTCGCCCTTTGCCGTGGTCAGGGAATGTCTGGAAGGCATGGCGGCCCACGGCCTCATCGACAAGGCCTGGCCGACGCCGGTCTGA
- a CDS encoding B12-binding domain-containing radical SAM protein, whose product MKILFVFYEIPAAPPSYPLGPGLLSALLRREGHETRGLHVHEELTEEALAGIAEQAAAFGPDLLAYSFSSPSFPYIGLIAERLRAALDVPSVCGGAHPTLYPDETLASGLFDYVAVGEGEISMPAFVDALASGRDPAGVPGIWSRRDGREVRNRLNPLVQDLDGLAHTDYELFGPEFLEKTTKDGWLRAISSRGCPYSCSYCHTPLFRERYSRHIGLPQSKLGYLRMRGVDDMIDEINALAERYGVTVINFMDDLFCLNRERTLRFCDAFETRVPGHVGYSIQTHLLHMDEEVALRLRQSRCLRVVVGLESGSDRILKLLRRKANVAQSRAKLELLAATGYRLGVWTLNMLGMPTETLDEMLQTLALNAQVLADRVKANVFTPYPGSAMYAFCEEHDLFDGSGSVEFQDRWVTKLRFPPAEYAFLEKFYDIGHWYMNRLAPLGLEQEFSALIHEAEQIGPGQWDGARHDLLRRGDAVCDRLARHDKQHYRFVLQGKVTAGTIGLYGCPEQ is encoded by the coding sequence ATGAAAATCCTCTTTGTCTTCTATGAGATCCCGGCCGCGCCGCCGAGCTATCCCCTCGGGCCGGGGTTGCTCTCCGCCTTGCTGCGCCGCGAGGGGCACGAGACCCGCGGCCTGCACGTTCATGAGGAACTGACCGAAGAGGCCCTGGCCGGGATTGCCGAGCAGGCCGCCGCCTTTGGCCCGGACCTGCTGGCCTATTCGTTTTCCTCGCCGTCCTTCCCCTATATCGGCCTCATCGCCGAACGTCTGCGGGCGGCCCTGGATGTGCCTTCGGTGTGCGGCGGGGCCCATCCCACCCTGTATCCCGACGAAACCCTGGCCAGCGGGCTGTTCGACTACGTCGCCGTGGGCGAGGGCGAGATCTCCATGCCCGCCTTTGTCGACGCCCTGGCCTCGGGCCGGGACCCGGCCGGCGTTCCGGGCATCTGGTCCAGGCGCGACGGCCGGGAGGTGCGCAACCGCCTAAACCCCCTGGTGCAGGACCTGGACGGGCTGGCGCACACCGACTACGAACTTTTCGGACCCGAGTTTCTCGAAAAGACCACCAAGGACGGCTGGCTGCGGGCCATTTCCTCCCGGGGCTGCCCCTATTCGTGCAGCTACTGCCACACCCCCCTTTTCCGGGAACGCTATTCCCGCCACATCGGCCTGCCCCAGTCCAAGCTGGGCTACCTGCGGATGCGCGGCGTGGACGACATGATCGACGAGATCAACGCCCTGGCCGAGCGCTACGGGGTGACGGTGATCAATTTCATGGACGATCTGTTTTGCCTCAACCGGGAGCGCACCCTGCGTTTTTGCGACGCCTTCGAGACACGGGTTCCGGGGCACGTGGGCTACTCCATCCAGACCCATCTGCTGCACATGGATGAGGAGGTGGCCCTGCGGCTGCGGCAGTCCCGCTGTCTGCGCGTGGTCGTCGGGCTGGAAAGCGGCAGCGACAGGATTCTCAAGCTGCTGCGCCGCAAGGCCAACGTGGCCCAGTCCCGGGCCAAGCTCGAACTGCTGGCGGCCACGGGCTACCGCCTGGGCGTGTGGACCCTCAACATGCTCGGCATGCCCACGGAAACCCTGGACGAAATGCTCCAGACCCTGGCCCTGAACGCCCAGGTGCTGGCCGACCGGGTCAAGGCCAACGTCTTCACCCCCTACCCGGGCAGCGCCATGTACGCCTTTTGCGAGGAACACGACCTGTTTGACGGCAGCGGGTCGGTTGAATTCCAGGACCGCTGGGTCACCAAGCTGCGTTTTCCCCCGGCCGAATATGCCTTTTTGGAAAAATTCTACGACATCGGCCACTGGTACATGAACCGGCTCGCCCCCCTCGGCCTGGAACAGGAATTTTCGGCCCTGATCCATGAGGCGGAGCAGATCGGCCCCGGCCAATGGGACGGCGCGCGCCACGACCTGCTGCGGCGCGGCGACGCGGTCTGCGACCGGCTGGCCCGCCACGACAAGCAGCATTACCGCTTCGTGCTCCAGGGCAAGGTCACGGCCGGCACCATCGGCCTTTACGGCTGCCCCGAGCAGTGA
- a CDS encoding B12-binding domain-containing radical SAM protein: MNLALINVVMDGDYQYEQEVPLGICSLAAFLRQKGRQASIHQCFASRGQEQIDRAAAVEADVYGFQLTMVNFAAVRQVAAAVKARRPEARVLAGGPFLSMLYEDILASESAIDAIVIGEGEYTTLEFLEALDRGETDFAGIQGLAWRDGHGGVQTNPFRKPCEDLDALPFPARDFLEQGQKDPVDGGLRESVRVITSRGCIGKCSFCCVNLYSRMYKGKRWRGRSPGHVVDELELLARDYKARLFNFSDSSFEDPGEAGKRRARAICQEIIRRKLKISAKVYMRCETMKTEQDMALLRLYKQAGIDVVIIGAEAGSDQELAIYEKHASAEDNYRTALMLKDMGLFYVLVGFIMFGPYSTGETLRANIEFLRKCGLACSVRSLTNVLMLVRASKLYHRLKSEGKVIEAKNYWEQPTYVIEDPVGRRVSLLWENMFARYPHVLEMDSLQINIGNLVARMTNPMNRAVLDAFREEFQAFKASFNQYEHDLGERNYRHFLAVLDGVARGDSDEALNALFHQLFVVEYAEIKQRYARLYEAFLGRISDAGFGLSGLVFKNFTSALSMDDTKKVAAAG; the protein is encoded by the coding sequence ATGAACCTTGCCCTGATAAACGTCGTCATGGATGGAGACTACCAATACGAACAGGAAGTGCCGCTGGGCATTTGCAGCCTCGCCGCCTTCCTGCGCCAGAAGGGACGCCAGGCGTCCATCCACCAATGCTTCGCCAGCCGGGGCCAGGAGCAGATCGACCGGGCCGCCGCCGTGGAGGCCGACGTCTACGGCTTCCAGCTGACCATGGTCAATTTCGCCGCCGTGCGGCAGGTGGCCGCCGCCGTCAAGGCCCGCCGGCCCGAGGCCCGCGTGCTGGCCGGCGGCCCATTTTTGTCCATGCTCTACGAGGACATCCTGGCCAGCGAGTCCGCCATCGACGCCATCGTCATCGGCGAGGGCGAATACACCACCCTGGAATTCCTGGAGGCCCTGGACCGGGGCGAGACGGATTTTGCCGGCATCCAGGGCCTGGCCTGGCGCGACGGGCACGGCGGCGTGCAGACCAATCCCTTCCGCAAGCCCTGCGAGGATCTCGACGCCCTGCCGTTTCCGGCCCGGGACTTCCTGGAGCAAGGGCAAAAAGATCCGGTGGACGGCGGACTGCGCGAAAGCGTGCGGGTCATCACTTCGCGCGGCTGCATCGGCAAATGCAGCTTTTGCTGCGTCAACCTGTATTCGCGCATGTACAAGGGCAAACGCTGGCGGGGCCGTTCCCCGGGCCATGTGGTGGACGAGCTGGAACTGCTGGCGCGCGACTACAAGGCCAGGCTGTTCAATTTTTCCGACAGTTCCTTCGAGGACCCGGGCGAAGCGGGCAAGCGGCGGGCCAGGGCGATTTGCCAGGAAATCATCAGGCGCAAGCTTAAGATCTCCGCCAAGGTCTACATGCGCTGCGAAACCATGAAGACCGAGCAGGACATGGCGCTTTTGCGCCTGTACAAGCAGGCGGGCATCGACGTGGTCATCATCGGCGCGGAAGCCGGCTCGGACCAGGAGCTGGCCATCTACGAAAAGCACGCCAGCGCCGAGGACAACTACCGAACCGCCCTCATGCTCAAGGACATGGGCCTGTTCTATGTCCTGGTGGGCTTTATCATGTTCGGCCCGTACTCCACCGGGGAGACCCTGCGCGCCAACATCGAGTTTCTCCGCAAATGCGGCCTGGCCTGCAGCGTGCGCTCCCTCACCAACGTGCTCATGCTGGTGCGGGCCTCCAAGCTCTACCATCGCCTCAAAAGCGAGGGAAAGGTGATCGAGGCGAAAAACTACTGGGAACAGCCCACCTACGTCATCGAAGACCCCGTCGGCCGCCGGGTCTCCCTGCTGTGGGAAAACATGTTCGCCCGCTATCCCCACGTCCTGGAAATGGATTCCCTGCAAATCAACATCGGCAACCTCGTCGCCCGCATGACCAATCCCATGAACCGGGCGGTGCTCGACGCCTTCCGGGAGGAGTTCCAGGCCTTCAAGGCCAGCTTCAACCAGTACGAGCACGATCTGGGCGAGCGCAATTACCGCCATTTCCTGGCCGTGCTCGACGGCGTGGCCCGGGGCGACTCCGACGAAGCCTTAAACGCCCTGTTCCACCAGTTGTTCGTGGTCGAATACGCCGAGATCAAGCAGCGCTATGCCCGGCTCTACGAGGCGTTTTTGGGCAGGATCAGCGACGCCGGATTTGGCCTGAGCGGCCTGGTGTTTAAGAATTTCACCTCAGCCCTCAGCATGGACGACACCAAAAAAGTCGCCGCCGCCGGCTAG